CATCTTTTCATTTCAGCACAGTCTATTTCATTCATCAGTCCCTGTCCTGTTCCAGTACTGGCTTTATTGCTGGAAGTTCAATGTTCATCGCAGTTTAAAACCTACAgccagaagccgggcggtggtggcgcacgcctttaatcccagcactcgggaggcagaggcaggcggatctctgtgagttcgaggccagcctggtctacaagagctagttccaggacaggctccaaaaccacagagaaaccctgtctcgaaaaaccacaaaaaaaaaaaaaaacaaaaacaaaaaaaaacaaacctatagCCAGAGTCATTGACCTATGGAGACAAACGTTGGTCAGGTTTGGCCAGAAATTGAGGCTGGCAGCCGCCAGGGCAGACCCAGGGAACTCATCCACCAGcatgggagggggcagggtggtATGCAGAATGGGGGAGAAAGATTGTTAACCTTGCCTTCCATAGCAATTAACCCCAGATTCTCTGTTCAGTGTTTGAAATGCTAATGGGACATATCCAACCCCTACAAATGTGGCTGGCAGCCTTGCTACATTGTAACAACAAGGCTGCACAGTCCAGCCACCCATCCATACAAGCATGCTGCCCTGCAGCCTCCTGCTTGTGTGGCAATCTGCCAGTGTTGCTCCCGCACTACAGACCAAGGCTGACTGCTTTTCATGAAATGTTTATGGTGGCAGGTAAAGGTTATTTGTCTTTTCCCTTTTAGGAAAATATACCCCTATGCTTATGGCCCTATCTCTAAAGTCCTATTAGTGATCCCAATATCAAGGTCAAAGAAGTCTCAATTTGAATCTGTCCCACGTCAGTGTCAGTCTAAGTCAGGACAAAACACAACATCACGCAGACACACAGGACAATGGACAGATAAATCCTGTTGGTGCCAAATCAAACCAAAGACGTCAGCCTCAAGCTGTTTTGCGGTTGCAACCCGCCAGTCTATCTAGAGAATGGACATTGGTAGCATCCCGCGTGTCTCTCTACTGAACTGAGACACCAGGTACCCCGCCAGTGAtcttttcctgcttctgtgtAGATCGTCTACAGGCTCTCACAGTTCCAGGGCCCGCTCACAGAAAGACATGAGACACAGACATGagacatgaaacaaaacacagaaaacttaGGGACCTGTTGAAGGCTCTACGGGTGTAGTCCCATGCGCTTGGGGGATCCAGGACAAGCCCACAtatgttatgcccagatccatAAACCccaaaaagccaacaaggagactaaGTCCCATATGTAAGAGCCCCCAGGTATtacttcagggtaaactactgagactcaagcCTCCTTTAAACTTACCGATGGCTAAGTCCTACACTGGcagtgataatggttggaaatgaagaacttcctttgggtgatctgtttctatttagcatATCATGACAGGCTCCTTTTGTCCAGACACTGTTGACAACTGAGCTGTTCTAATCTCCATTGGGTAGCGAGATCCCGGAGAAACAACCAGCGTCGCCGCGGTCACCGGTTATAAAGTCCACTGAGTCCGCGGAACTCAGGAGACGCCCCAGATCTGAGGTGGGGGCGATGGCGCTGCGCACACTGCTCCTGCTGCTGGCGGCCGCCCTGACCCCGACCCAGACCCACGCGGGTGAGTGCGGGGTCCGGAGGGAAACGGGCTCTGCGGGGAGGGCGGGGGCAGCACCGGGGAAGCCGCATCCCCGCGTGGACCCAGCCGGACTCTCCCGCCCCTTCTCCACCCGCGTCCCGAGCCCCGCGCCCTGCTCCCCTCCGGCCCGCGCTCCTGCCCGGGGTCCCGGGAACAGGGTCGGGGTCTCACCGCGCGCCGCCCCCAGGCTCGCACTCCATGCGGTATTTCTACACCATCGTGTCCCGGCCCGGCCTCGGGGAGCCCCGGTATGTGGAAGTCGGCTACGTGGACGACACGCAGTTCGTGCGCTTCGACGGCGACGCGAAGACTCCAAGGAAGGAGCCCCGTGCACCATGGATGGAGCAGGAGGGGCCGGAGTATTGGGAGAGGAGCACACAAAGAACCAAGAACCGTGAGCAGACTTTCCGAGGGAACCTGAGGACCCTGCTCGGCTACTACAACCAGAGCGAGGGCGGTGAGTGACCGCGGTCTGAGGTCACGACCCCTCCACGTCCCCACACACGGGCCGGAGTCGCCCCGGGTCCCAGGTCGGAGGTTTGGAAGGAGAGCGGGGACCGGACCCGGTTTCCCTTTCGGTTTAGAGTCCGCGGGTGGGCGGGGCCGCGGGACCGTGGGGCCGCGGGGAGCAGGTGACGGGGGCGGGGCAGATGGGCGGGGCTGACCGTGGGGTCCCGCAGGCTCTCACACATACCAGAATATGTACGGCTGTGAGGTGGGGTCGGACGGGCGCCTCCTCCGCGGGTATGAACAGTACGCCTACGATGGCCACGATTACATCGCCCTGAACGACGACCTGACGACGTGGACAGCGGCGGACACAGCGGCTCAGATCACCCAACGCAAGTGGGAGCAGGCTGGTGCTGGGGAGATCAGCAGGGCCTACCTGGAGGGCGAGTGCGTGAAGTCTCTGAGCAGATACCTGGAGAATGGGAAGGACACACTGCTGCGCACAGGTGCAGGGGCCTCTGGCaactcctccctctgccctccacttCCAGGGACCCTGTGTGACAATACCTGGTATCTAGTCTCCCAGAGACAGAGATTGTGGAGTCATTTTCTCTGGCTGAGTGTCAGAGGTTCACCACGTTTCTACGGCTCACTTTGGTGATGGCTGTTCACTCGGATGGACAGTAAATGCTGGACAGCAAGATGGCCACAGTGGCTGTGCCTCAGTGGTGGCACCGTCATGTAGTGCATGCCCCTAATTTCTTATTTTGATATGAatttaaacacatatataaactaATTATTTTCTATTCCTTCATTCTTTTACAACCTAACTTATGCTACAGAACATCACATAAGAAGACCATGTTGACCACCCAGCTCATGTAGATTCCCCCCCTAGTTCCTCCCAGGGAAATGTGCAGTTCTGTGATGAGGGGACCAGCTCTACCTGCAGGTCACTGTGTGATGACAGAAGTGTTCAGTCACATAGTTCAGTGTCGTTATTGATTTAACTTTGTCTTTGCAGATTTCAGTTTATCTTGTTAATTATGAGATATCTTAAACCTTCCACACAGATCCCCCAAAGGCACATGTGACCCATCATCCTGGGTCTAAAGGTGATGTCACCCTGAGGTGCTGGGCCCTGGGCTTCTATCCTGCCTTCATCACCCTGGgctggaagagggaggaggaggaacagactcAGGACATGGAGCTGGTGGAGACCAGAccttctggggatggaaccttccagaagtgGGCATCTCTGGTGGTGCCTTCTGGGGAggagcacaaatacacatgccatGTGTACCATGAGGGGCTGCCTGAGCCCCTCACCCTGAGATGGGGTAAGGAGGGAGTGGGTGCAGAGCTGGGGTCAGGGAAAGCTGGAGCCTTCTGCAGACCCTGAGCAGGGTCAGGGCTGAGAGCTGGGTCATGACCCTCatcttcccttcctgtctttccCTTCCCAGAGCCTCCTCATTCCATGGTCCCCATCATGGCAGTCATTGCTGGTCTGGTTCTCCTTGGAGCTGTGATCATTGGAGCTGTGGTGGTTGTTgtgatgaagaggaggagaaacacaGGTAGGAAAGGGCAGGGTCTGAGTTCTCTCTCAGCACCTTTTTAGAAGTGTGCTCTGCCTCATTAATGGGAAACACATCCACACCCTCATTGCTGCTGTCTCTACCCTGGGTCTGCTGTCAGTTCTGGAAACTTCCTAGGGTCAGGGACTTCCCTGGTCTCTGACAGCTTTTCTTCTCACAGGTGGGAGAGGAGGGGACTATGCTCCAGCTCCAGGTAAGAGTGGGGGGCAGGATTGTCCCTGAAGCCTTTGGGTTGAAGCTGGATTATTTGAGGAGCTCTGGAAATCCATAATAGCTCCTCCAGCAAAATATGGTCCCTGTTATTACCTTTccattaacatatatatataatttcactcTAGGCAGAGACAGTTCCCAGAGCTCTGATGTGTCTCTCCCAGATTGTAAAGGTGACCCTCTGTGACCTGAcctggggaggggcagagtggACATGATTGGGTTTCAGGGACTGGAAGAATCACCTTTGAGTGAGTGGTGGGTTGTTGGGATGTTGTCTTCACAGTGATTGTTCATGACTCTTGTTCTGTAGCGTGAAGACAGCTGCCTGGTGTGGATGGAGTGACAGACGATGTGTTCAGGTCTCTCCTGTGACATCCAGAGCCCTCAGTTCACTCTCAGCAATAGTGTCTGATGTTCCCTGTGATCCTATGGGCTCAGTGTGAAGAACTGGGGAGCTCAGCCCACCCCTGCACACCTGACCCTGTCCCTGCACTGCCTGTTCCCTTCCACAGCCAACCTTCCTGTTCCTGCAGACAGGAGGGGAATCTCCATCCCGTCTCCTCCACGCTGTCCTGAGCTGCAGCCCTGACTTCCCCACTGAAAATAAGAATCTGAATGTGAACTTGATTGTTCACATTCTTGCTCTCAAAGGTTGATTGGCGGTAAAATAAAGGATTGAGATATGTAGAGCTTGTGGAGGAAACAAAAGGCAGCATGGAGAACCCCCCAGAATCTGtgttcactgtgctgtgtgcatctGGTGGGACAGGATGAGGCTGtgggagcagccagccactggctctttcctaaacctcagtccaaaatggtgatcctgcctccaggaatctcagaaagagactgtgtctgagagcagtttcctcccattttgtaatcctctctagggctgtcgttaaaggtgtgcatcactgggATTTAGGGAAGGCACTGCCTGGTTGCTATGggaactagtgtggctactgggattaaaggtgtgtgtcaccactgcctggtagtaaggctgaccagtggggctgttttactctgatctataggcaagctttattttattttattaaataaaattttattttattaaagtaaaaGTCAAATGCtactacattttccttttgtttaaaataaaaaactatgacTAATGTAagaaaagctatatacaataagtacaataactatatacaatatattcaggcaataaatacatcaaaaatgtctagtccatttgcatttgacaaattcagagaaaatactccatatctctatcttggtgagtccaaagtcttgtacctaatttcctttctattataacttgctttctgtgtctagtaaacaaggaaaactaactatctagtcttccactccctcagagacccaagaaggaaatacattaactgagtaagcaggaagtgtgagcaagcgacttccaaaaaatgtgagaaatgatggAAACAGCTGggtacctggacagtcaccctaagttcctctgcaatgttggggcttccatcttcagcctacaggtctagTATATCCGACAGACTGTTCTGTGAAGCTGGATATTTTGTGTGCTGCTTATCAAATTAGGACAGCATTCTGTCAGCAGtcgaggcaagggcattttcttgcccagtgtctTACTTTTGCCGtagagaaagtaaactccatgtggagtttcttcgatgtccattatcttctctgaagtagattggtgctgccaggagcagacgtgtctcattgccatgaacaAGAAGAACATAGGTTAttgaaacatcttaaatgccatagtctgtagatctctgaagtgtttgaagataacCTAGTCCATATATTGTTGGCTGTATCCCATGTATGATGAGAAACAATGtagcttttcttttaaagacctCGCTTAATAATATACATGCTAagttcatccattttcctgagtATTTTGTGATTACATTGTTTACAGCCAAACAGTATTCCATTGTATATGGATACCAaatgtccattatcttctcatCCACTGATGGACTAAACCCAATTCTTCACTCTAGTGAAAAAACACCAATAACCATGGGGTGTAAATGTCTCACCAGTAGGGTGTGGACTTCTGCCCAGGAGTAAAATAGCTGGGTCATACGGTAGTTCtagcttcaatttttttaaagaaatgagcaAAATGATTTCCACAAAGACAGTATTaatttgtgtgcgtgtgcacacgcacgcacgcatgcatacacacacacagaggagtgaGTAAGGGCTCCTCTCTCCCCATGTTCTCTCCAACATTTGCTGTCAGATTTGTTGATGACAGCCTTTCTGACTGGGGTGAAGCGCTGTCTCTAAGcagttttattatctttatttcacTCTTTCATGTGGatgagggttttgcctgcatgtgtgcatgtgcaccatgtgtgtgcctggtgtctgggctcagaagagggtgtcaggtccctggggctggagttacacaCCGTGcatctaacc
The nucleotide sequence above comes from Microtus pennsylvanicus isolate mMicPen1 chromosome 7, mMicPen1.hap1, whole genome shotgun sequence. Encoded proteins:
- the LOC142854135 gene encoding H-2 class I histocompatibility antigen, L-D alpha chain-like isoform X22, with protein sequence MALRTLLLLLAAALTPTQTHAGSHSMRYFYTIVSRPGLGEPRYVEVGYVDDTQFVRFDGDAKTPRKEPRAPWMEQEGPEYWERSTQRTKNREQTFRGNLRTLLGYYNQSEGGSHTYQNMYGCEVGSDGRLLRGYEQYAYDGHDYIALNDDLTTWTAADTAAQITQRKWEQAGAGEISRAYLEGECVKSLSRYLENGKDTLLRTDPPKAHVTHHPGSKGDVTLRCWALGFYPAFITLGWKREEEEQTQDMELVETRPSGDGTFQKWASLVVPSGEEHKYTCHVYHEGLPEPLTLRWEPPHSMVPIMAVIAGLVLLGAVIIGAVVVVVMKRRRNTGGRGGDYAPAPGRDSSQSSDVSLPDCKA
- the LOC142854135 gene encoding H-2 class I histocompatibility antigen, Q10 alpha chain-like isoform X13; the encoded protein is MGAMAPRTLLLLLAAALAPTQTRAGSHSMRYFYTIVSRPGLGEPRYVEVGYVDDTQFVRFDGDAKTPRKEPRAPWMEQEGPEYWERSTQRTKNREQTFRGNLRTLLGYYNQSEGGSHTYQNMYGCEVGSDGRLLRGYEQYAYDGHDYIALNDDLTTWTAADTAAQITQRKWEQAGAGEISRAYLEGECVKSLSRYLENGKDTLLRTDPPKAHVTHHPGSKGDVTLRCWALGFYPAFITLGWKREEEEQTQDMELVETRPSGDGTFQKWASLVVPSGEEHKYTCHVYHEGLPEPLTLRWEPPHSMVPIMAVIAGLVLLGAVIIGAVVVVVMKRRRNTGGRGGDYAPAPGRDSSQSSDVSLPDCKA
- the LOC142854135 gene encoding H-2 class I histocompatibility antigen, L-D alpha chain-like isoform X19; translation: MGAMAPRTLLLLLAAALAPTQTRAGSHSMRYFYTIVSRPGLGEPRYVEVGYVDDTQFVRFDGDAKTPRKEPRAPWMEQEGPEYWERSTQRTKNREQTFRGNLRTLLGYYNQSEGGSHTYQNMYGCEVGSDGRLLRGYEQYAYDGHDYIALNDDLTTWTAADTAAQITQRKWEQAGAGEISRAYLEGECVKSLSRYLENGKDTLLRTDPPKAHVTHHPGSKGDVTLRCWALGFYPAFITLGWKREEEEQTQDMELVETRPSGDGTFQKWASLVVPSGEEHKYTCHVYHEGLPEPLTLRWEPPHSMVPIMAVIAGLVLLGAVIIGAVVVVVMKRRRNTGGRGGDYAPAPA
- the LOC142854135 gene encoding H-2 class I histocompatibility antigen, Q10 alpha chain-like isoform X21, whose amino-acid sequence is MGAMAPRTLLLLLAAALAPTQTRAGSHSMRYFYTIVSRPGLGEPRYVEVGYVDDTQFVRFDGDAKTPRKEPRAPWMEQEGPEYWERSTQRTKNREQTFRGNLRTLLGYYNQSEGGSHTYQNMYGCEVGSDGRLLRGYEQYAYDGHDYIALNDDLTTWTAADTAAQITQRKWEQAGAGEISRAYLEGECVKSLSRYLENGKDTLLRTDPPKAHVTHHPGSKGDVTLRCWALGFYPAFITLGWKREEEEQTQDMELVETRPSGDGTFQKWASLVVPSGEEHKYTCHVYHEGLPEPLTLRWEPPHSMVPIMAVIAGLVLLGAVIIGAVVVVVMKRRRNTASDCCLMGA